The window CGCTGGCCCTGGCCGCCTGCTCCTCCGGTTCCGGCACGTCCTCCTCCGACAGCGCCCCGTCCGCGGGTCCGTCCGCGAAATCGGCCGCGCCCAAGTCCCCGGCCGCCGAGCTGCCGACGGGTACCGAACTGAAGAAGGCCCTGGCGCCCGCGTCGTACTTCCCGTCCGGTTTCGCCGTGGACGCCGGTTTCAGCCGGGACACCGGGGACGACTTCCAGCCGCAGACCACCAAGAGCGCCGCCAAGCCGCGCTGCGCCGACCTCGGCGCCACCGGCTGGATCGGGCTGACCGGCATCGACGGCGTGTCGTTCGCGCAGAACTCGTACATCAACGACGCCCGGACCACCGAACTCGACCAGGAGATCGACGCCTACCGCGACTCGGCCGCCGCGGACGTGATGAAGGGCCTGGCGAAGGTCGTCACCGCCTGCCCCGGCTACCCGGACTCCGACACCGGCGGCAAGGTGAAGGTCACCGGCGCCCCGACGGGCGGCCTCGGCGACGAGGCGTACACCATCACGCTCACCAATCCGGCCTGGGAGAACGGCACCACGCTGGTCGCCGCCCGCGTGGGCACCGCCGTCGTGAGCGTGCTCTCCACGGAGGGCGACGACAACGGCGCCGCGAGCGGGAAGAAGCTGACCGCCCACATCGTGGCGTCCCTCGAGAAGCAGGGCACGCAGCAGGGCTGACGGAACGCCGGCGGCGCGGCGGGGCCGGCGGGGCTCAGGCCGCCTGGCGCGGATCCGGCCTGAGCACGGCGAACACCGCCCCGGCCGGATCGGTCAGCCAGGCGATGCGGCCGACGTCCGGGACGGTCGCCGCCGGCATCAGCACCGTCCCGCCGTTGCCCTCCACGGCGGCCACGAGGGCGTCCACGTCGGCGACGGCGAAGTACGGCACCCAGCGCGCGTCCTCCTGGCCGGCCTGGAGCGGGGCCACGCCCCCGAAGGCGCTCTCCTGCCGGTCGCCCTCCTTGATGCTGAGCACCTGGTACGTCATCCCGGGCGCCCGCATCTCCTCGGCCCGCCAGCCGAACAGGCCGCGGTAGAAGGCGATCGCCGCCGCCGGGTCGCCCACGTGCAGCTCGACCCAGACCAGCGTGTCGTCCTCGGAGGCCTTCTCCAGGCCCTGCCGGGAGTGCAGTACGGCGAACTGCGCGCCCTGCGGGTCGGTGAACTGGGCCATGGACGCCTCGCCCATGTTCACCGGTTCGGCACGGACCGTGCCGCCGCCGGACGCCACGTCACGCGCGGTCGCCGCGGCGTCCTCGGTGCTGAAGTACGTCATCCACGCGGACCGGGCGCCCTCCTCGGTCAGCGGTCCGAGGCCGGCCACGGTCGCGCCGTCCTTCTGGAAGAAGCCGTAACCGCCGCCCTCCGGGCCGGCCGAGGCGAACCGCCAGCCGAAGACGGCGCCGTAGAAGGCGGCGGCCTCGTCCGGGTCCGGACTGCCCAGGTCGATCCAGATGGGCGAGCCGGTGCGGAATTCTGTGCCGAGCATGCGTTTCCTCCTGCCGGTCCGGTGCGGAGCCGCCCGCCACTATGCCGACCGGCGGGGCGCGGTGCGGTGCGTCGGCCCGTACGACCCGGCGGGTTCACCCGGCCGGGGAAGGCCGTGCGGGCACGGCTGACCGGACACGGGAGCCCGGAGAATCTGCGCAGGAGTGCCACACGGGCTGCACACAGACTTTCGAAAGGATCGTTAGCGTGACTGGTCGCTCGATCTCCTGACGAGCGTGACCAGGCCGTGGCCCCGGGCGGGGCCGACGGCGCAGTCCACCCAGGAAGACCGCGCATGGACTACTGCTCCTCGTGCCGCCGGCACCTCAACGGCGCCCTGGTGTGTCCCGGATGCGGCGCGTACGCCCCCGACATCGCACCGCCCCTCGCCGGTCCGGCCCGGCACACCGGCGGCTTCGAGGCCCGGTACGCCGGCCCGCCGGCCGAGGACACGGCACACCGGGACGCCTTCGGCGCAACGGTCTTCGAGCCGTCGCCGGACACCGGCGCGGCACCGGTGGCCGGTCTCGCGTCCGACGCCGGTGTCGCGGCCGAGTACGAGGCCGATGTCGAGGACGCGCCCACCGCGCCGGCCACGCCGAACGGACGGGCGGCCCGGCGCCGGCAGTTGGCCCGCTGGAAGAAAAGCAAGCGCCGGGCGGCGGTCGCGACGGCGTTCGCGATCGTCGGCGGCGGTCTGACCCTCGCCACGATGGACCGGAACTCCGGCGACCGGGCGCAGGCCGCCACCGCGCCGGACCACCGGAGCATGGGCGTGGCCGACGAACAGTCGGTCGAGCCCACCCGCCCGGCGTCCACGCCCCCCGCCCCGCACCGGCCGGACCGCGCCGCCACCCCCACCGCGCACCCGCCGGCCACCAACGCGCCGCGCGAGCAGACCCTGTCCGCCGCGCCCCGCACCGCTGTGCGGGACAGCCGGCCGCAGGCCGCCGAGGCGCCGCGGGCGGTCGTGCACGCCGCCCCGCAGCCGCGGTCCGACGCCGGTGCGGCCTCCGACGGCACGACCGCGGCACCGGCGCCGGCATCGACCCCCGCCACCTCCACCGGCGGCTCCACCGGCGGCTCCCCCGGCGGCTCCACCGGCGGCACGGACTCCGGGACGCCCGCGACGGCCCCGGCCCCGGCCTCGACCTCGCCCACGCAGCTCTGCCTCGTCCTGCTCTGCATCGGCTGACCGGCCGCGGCACCCGGCCGGGTGCCGCCGCTAGGAGGTCCGGGTCAGCGTCTTCGGCGATCCCTCGGCCTGCGCGCCCTCGGCGTCCAGGGTGAGGGTGCCGGACCCGCTCATGCCGAGGCTGTAGACGTTTCCGCGGCCGCACAGCACGCCGGACGACGGATCCGTGGGTTTGCCCGTGGCGGCCTCGAACACCATGGAGTCACGGTGGACCTCGCGCAGGAGCAGTGTCTCGGTGCAGCCGACCTCCCGGCCGGTGCCGGCCTCGCTGATCCTGCTGACCTGCCGCCCGACCAGCTCGCCCCGCTTCGCCGCGTGCAGGGTCAGGGTGACGGAGACACCGCTGGTCGGTGCGTGCAGGACGCCGTCGGCCGCGCCGCTGCCCGGCCCCCTGCCCTTCCAGGTGCCGTACCAGGAGGCGGGCAGGGCGGCGACGGAAGCGGAGACGCCGGGGCTGGATGAGGGCCGGTGCCCGCCGTTCCCGCCGGAGCCGCCGCCCGTGTGCGTGACGACGGCGGCGACGACGGCCACGACCGCTACCGCGACGACGCCGGCCACGGCGGCACGCGGCCGCGCGCGGTGGACGGGAGCGGCGCCGGGGTACGGGTGCCCGGCCGGAGCCGGCACCGGGACGGGCGGCCCGAAGCCGGCCGGCGCCGAGGGCATCCCGCCCATGGCCGCCGGCGCCCCTCCCGGGACCGGGGGACGCACGGGTGGACGCTCGAGAGTCTCCCGCAACTCCGCTTCCCGGCGCTCCAGTTCGGGCTCCAGGCCGGCCGGCGGGGCGTCCGCCCAGCGGGTGCCGCCGAGCCGGTCGAGGAGTTCCCCGGCGGTGGGCCGTTCGGCGGGCGACTTGTGCAGACAGGCGGTCAGCAGCCCGGCCAGGGCGGGCGGTACGGCGGACAGGTCGGGGCGTTCGTGCACGACCCGGTACAGCAGCCCGGCCGCCGAGGGGTCCTCACCGGGGTGCAGGAAGGGCCCCGCGCCGGTCGCCGCGTACACCAGGACCCCGCCGAGCGCGAAGACGTCACCGGGCTCGGCCGAGACGCCGCCGGTGATCTGCTCCGGCGCGAGGTAACCGGGTGAGCCGATGACTCCGCCCGTGCGGGTGTGCCGTGTGTCGTCGACCGCGCGGGCGATGCCGAAGTCGATGAGCCGCGGGTGGTGCCGGGCGAGCAGCACGTTGGACGGCTTGACGTCCCGGTGGACGAGGCCGGCCCGGTGCACCGCCCGCAACGCGTCGGCGAGTTCGGCACCGAGCGCCCGCAGCGCGGGCTCGGGCAGCGGTCCGTGGCGCCGCACCCACTCCGCGAGGGAGGGAGCAGCGACGTACTCCGTGGCCAGCCACTGGGGCCGCTGCCCGGGCGGGCTGAAGTCCACGACGGAGACGGTCCACGGCGAGCGCACGCGGTCGCTGCTGGCGATCTCCCGGGCGAAGCGCTGCTCGAAGCCCGGGTCGTCGCCGAACTCGGCACGCACCGTCTTGAGCGCCAGCGCCCGGCCGGACGGGGTGCGGGAGAGGAAGACCTGCCCCATGCCACCGGCCCCGAGCCGCGCGAGCAGCGGATACCCCCCGACAGCCGGCGGATCGCCGGGATCCGGGCTTCTCATCGTCGTCTCCGAACGGCCCCCGCTGCCGACGTTCGCATGGGCTCACCCTACCCATGGCCCCTGCACCCCGGTCGGCCCGCGGGGAGCGGGGGCGGCCGGTGCCGGGCTGATCCGTCCGTCCCGCTCGTCACCGGCCCCGCCCCGGTACCGCACCGTCGTGCCAGGGCGGGCCCGTGTCCGCTCGTCCGTGTCCGTGTCCGTGTCCGTCGCCCGGGACCGCCCGGGGGCCGGACGGGATCAGAACTCCTCGTCCTCGTCGACCGACTTCACCGGGCGGGACCGGCCCGGCTCGGGGAGGCGGGCCATCTCGTCGCGGACGACCAGCACGTCACCGATGAACAGGTCATAGACCAGGATGCCGATGACACCGCCGATCAACGGCCCGACGATCGGGATCCACCAGTAGGCGCTGAACGCGCCGGAGACACTCCCTGGGAACGCCAGGCTGTCCCAGCCCGCCGCGTAGGTGAACAGGCGCGGCCCCAAGTCACGGGCGGGATTGATGGCGTAGCCCGCGTTCGCGCCGTACGACATGCCGATCGCGGCGACGATGAAGCCCACGATGAGCGGCGCGAGGTTGGCCTTGACGGCCTGGTTACGGATGTCGAGGACGGCGGCGATCCCCATCAGCAGGAAGGCCGTACCGGCGATCTGGTCGATCAGGGGCCCCCAGACGCCGCCGTGGAAGTACGGGGCCGGGAAGGTCGCGAAGATGGAGAACGTAGCGTTCGTGTGCCCGTTCACCTTCGGTCCCTGGACGGTGGCGTCGAAGGCGTCGATCGCGTTGTGGTAGACGAGGTAGACCAGTGCCGCGCCGGTGAACGCGCCGATGACCTGCGAGAGGATGAACGGCAGGACCTTGGCCCAGGAAAAGCCGCGGCGCACGGCCATGGCGAGGGTCACCGCCGGATTGAGATGGGCGCCGCTGACGCCGCCGGCGACGTACACGCCGAGCATGACGGCCATGGCCCAGCCCCAGGTGATCAGCAGCCAGTCACCGGCCGCCAGGAAGATCGTGGTCGTGGTCGCGGCACGGCCGGAGCCGGGCAGCGCGGCGACCGCCATGGCGACCACGCCACAGCCGAAGGAGATGAGGACGAAGGTCCCGAGGAACTCCGCCAGGCACTCGCCCAGCAGCCCTCCCCGGCTTCTGAGCCGGGACGGCTTGATGAGCGAAGGGATTTCGACAGCCATTGAGGCCCCCTTGAAGAGAGCAATGCGGCCAATATGGACCATATTGGCCCACAAACTCACTCCACGCAGGATGACAGGGCTGCGTCAGCTGTCGAGGTCGTCCGCGTAGTGCCGGAACCCGTGCCGGTCCTGGTGCATGCCCCACAGGGTCTCCGCGAGCACCACGGGGTCCTTGCGGGTGTGTCCGGCCACGATCGCGCCGGGGATCACCAGCTGGGCGACGTGGATGCCCTCGCCCGCCAGCCGGTCGTGGAGCAGATGCCCGTAGGCGCTCTCCGCGGCGAAGGCGATCGAGGTGCCGGCCCGCTCGGGGTGCGGCACGGCGGCGCTGCCCCCGTTGACGAACAGGATGGTCCCGCGCCCGAGCCGGCGCATTCCGGGCAGCACCTGCTGCACGGCGGCGACGGGTCCGTACACGGAGAACTCGATCGGCCCCACGAGGTCCCGGTGTCCCGTGTCCAGCACGGGCCGCATGAAGTCGCGGTGCGGGACGGGGCTGTACTGCAGCACCTCGACGGTGCCGAGCGCGCGGTCGGCGGCGTCCAGGGCCGCGACCAGTTCCTCCGGCCTGCGCACGTCGGCCGGGAACCCGTGCGCGGTGACGCCCTCGTCCGCGAGGCCGCCGACGAGCTCGTCCAGCCGCCGCCGGTCACGGGCGACGAGGGCGACGTCGTACCCCTCCCGCCCGAACCGGCGTGCGACGGCGGCCCCCAGTCCGGGCCCGGCCCCGACGATCGCGATGCTGCTCATGTCCAGCATCCGTACCGCGCCGGACCCGGTCGCACACCCGATCGGGCCGGCGCCGCGGCAGCTAGGCCGGGGCCCGGGTGCCGACGGCCGCGGCGGACGGGACCGCCCGGGCGGCTCGGATGCGGGCCTCCTGGGAGCGGCTGACGGCGAGGACCGCGAACACGCCGGCGACGGCGGCGCCGATCACGGCCACGTCACTCGCGAGCAGCGGCCAGACCTCGGTGTAGGCGCGGGCGATGAGCTCGTCGGTGGTGTCGCGGGCCACGATGCCGACGCCGCTGACCATGCCGATCAGCCACAGCCCCCACCACACCTCGACGGAGACGGGCACCTTCCGGCCGGGCTCGCCGGCCCGGAACGCGTCGACGACGATGCCCCGCGGGAACCAGAAGCTGACGAGCGGGAAGAACCATCCGAGGACCACCCAGATCCCGAGGTAGCGGGGCGGCTGCCCCGACAGGGCGCGCGCGTTGTCCCGCAGCAGCCACAGCCAGGACACGAAGAGCAGCCCGCAGACGACGACGGCACCACCGGCGAGCGAGCTGACGGCGTGGTACGAGTTCTCCAGCGCGTTGAGCGGCCGGTGCACGCCCTCGCCCTGGTCCGGCGGTCCGGAGGCCGGCTCCCCGGCCAGGGAGAGCCGGAACTCCCACACGGCCCGCATCGCCCAGGCGGCCCCGGCGAGCAGCAGTCCCCCGACCGCCAGCCGCGCCGACGGCCGGACCGGCCGGAAGGCGGGGAGCTGAGCAGCCTGCTTGTTCACATGTTCGGTCACCGGGTCATCCTCGCCCACCCGCGGCCGGGGCCACCAGGGTGAACCTCACCACCGCCCGCCTCAGCGCAGGGCGGTCCGGCCCATGTCGACGGCACGCAGGGCGCGCTCCACCGTCTCGTCGTTCTCGCCGACGGGGGCCACGTAGTCCAGGACGTCCCGCGCGGCGTCCGTCCCGAGCGTCCGGTCGATCACCCAGGCGGCGAGGTGCTGCGACGCCAGGCAGCCGCCCGCGGTGGCGATGTTCCCCTCCGAGTGGAACGGCGCGTCCAGCACGGTGACGCCCCGGGCCTCGACGAAGGGCCGGCTCGTCCGGTCCGTGCAGGCGGGCATGCCGTTCAGCAGCCCCAGCCGGGCGAGGACGAGCGCGCCGGAGCACTGGGCGCCGATCAGCTGGCGCGACGGGTCGAGCGGCAGCCGGGAGATCAGCCGGTCGTCGGCGACGACGTCCCGGGTCCGCACCCCGCTGCCGATCAGCACCACGTCGGCCTCGGTGACGAACTCCAGCGGGCGCTGCCCGGTCACCTCGACGCCGTTCATGGAGGTGACCACCGGCGTCGGTGTGGTGACGAAGGTCTCCAGGCCGTCCCTGCGGCACCGGTTGATCAGCGCCGAGGCGATGAAGCTGTCGAGCTCTTTGGACCCGTCAGGCGCGGCCCGGGTCAGGCCATCCAGAAGAAGACCGCCGTCATGCGCTTCTCCTCCAGCGTCCGGCCGAAGTAGCCGGTCGCGCTGTGCACGAGGTTGGCGTTGTAGAGGAGCAGGCGGTTGTACCGGTGCGGGACGCGGACGTCCTCCTCGAAGGCGTCCGGGGTGACGAAGCGGGTGCCGAGCGCCTCGACGAGGTTGGTGTGGGGGGCTTGGACGACGTTGCCGCCGAGCCGTCCGCCGGGCAGATGCTGGCGGTAGAAGCTGGTGCCGCAGTCCTTGGGCACGTCCGGGTTGAGATAGAGCACGGCCGCGTACCGGCACAGCGCCCGCGAGTCGGTGTGCGGGCGGGGCTCGCTCTCGCCCTCGCCGACCACCTGCACGCAGTTGTGGTTGAGGGTCCCGCCGCCGGGCGCCCGCTGCACCCACAGCTCTTCGGCGCCGGTGGCCGACTTCACCAGCCTTTCCACCCGGGCGAGTTCGCCCGGCTCCAGGCCCGGCATGGCTCGCAGGCCCGGCCAGGTCTCGGAGGTGTACGGGTGGCCCTTCACCCAGTCGTCCTTGGCCAGGCACCGCTCCCGTACGGCGTCGACGCCGGGCAGGACGTCGTCCAGCACCCAGTAGTCGCGTCCCTTGGTGGGCTTGCGGTAGGGCAGCACGGGCAGCGCTGCCGGCATCCGGGGAGGTGGCTGCGGGGGCATGCGGCGAATCTAGGCCCGGGTCCGGCCCGGCTCTCCCGGGCAGAGGTCAACATTTCCTCAACCGTCTGCCATCTACACCAACAACTGGCAAGCCCGTTCCGCCGCGGCGGACTTCAGCAGTTTTTACCTGCGCAACAGAGAAGAATCGCGTCGGCGTCCGTACTGCTGTGTGTCCCACCCGCCCACGCCGCTGCCGTGGGCCGGATCCACGACCGGGCAGGAGGCACGGTGCGCTTTTCGCGGAATGCGACGGGAACTCTCTTCGTGGGCGGTGCGATGGCCCTCACCCTCGCGGCACTCGCCTACCCGAGCATGCTCGGTCTGAGCACGACGGCCACCGCCCAGGACCGCATCATCGCCAACACCCAGTGGGGACCGCTCACCGAGCAGGACCGGGACTTCGTGGTGAAGGTGCGGGCGGCCGGGCTGTGGGAGTACCCGCTCGGGCAGATCGGCCTGCAGAAGGGCGCCTCCAAGGGGGTCAAGACGGCCAGCGAGCACCTGGTCGACGGGCACGCGGCACTCGACGCCTCCTGCCGCAAGATCGCGCCCATGCTGAACATCACGCTGCCCAATGTGGCGAGTCCGCAGCAGGAGGGCTTCGTCACCCAGCTGAAGGGCGAGACGGGCAAGCAGTTCGACACCGACTTCGCCAACATCCTGCGCATGACGCACGGTTCGATCTTCAACGCCATCGCGAAGATCCGCTCCACGACCAAGAACTCGCTGGTCCGTGCGCTCGCCGACCAGGCGAACGACACGGTGCTGGACCACATGACGGTGATGGAGAAGACCGGTCTGGTCGACTTCGACCAGACCCTCTTCAACCAGACCACCCCGCCGAAGCTGCCCTCCTCCGACCTCACTCCGCCGGCGCCGCCCGCGGGCCAGCCGGAGATCGTGCTCACGCCGCCGCCGACCGCCACGTCCACCCCGCTGGACCTGAGCGGCGCCATCGGCGGCGGCGCGAACCCCGGCACCACCCCGGCACCCAACCCCAGCCCGACCGTGGGCTAGGGCCCCTAGGCGAGCCAGACCGTGGCGTCCGGCGGCAGGATCCCGCCTCCGGGCAGCTGCGTGCTGCTCAGCAGGACCTCGCCCGCCGGCAGCGGCACCGGGGCGGGGGTCGTATTGGTGACACAGCGCCAGGCCTCGGTGCGGGTGAAGTCCAGGACCCCGTCGGGGGCGTCGGCCGTCCAGGTCAGCGTCTCCCCCTCCAGCAGCTTGCGGCGCATGCGCAGGGCGGTGCGGTACAGCTCCAGGGTGGAGCCCTCCGTGCCGTCCTGCGCGTCGACGGCGTACGACGCGAAGGACGGCGGCTGCGGCAGCCAGGCGCCGCCGGTCCCGAAGCCGTACGACGGTCCGTCCGTCGTCCACGGCAGCGGCACCCGGCAGCCGTCGCGGCCCTTGCGGACATGGCCGGTCTGCTCCCAGATCGGGTCCCGCAGGACCTCGGTGGGCAGGTCGGCCACCTCGGGCAGGCCCAGCTCCTCACCCTGGTAGAGGTACGACGATCCGGGCAGCGCCAGCATCAGCAGCGTCGCGGCCCGGGCCCGGCGCAGACCGGACTCCGTGTCGATCGCGGGCGCGTTGCCGCCCGACAGCAGCCAGGCTCCCGGGTCGGTGCCGGGCGGCAGCATCAGCCGGGAGGCGTGGCGGACGACGTCGTGGTTGGAGAGCACCCAGGTCGCGGAGGCGCCGACGGCACGGGCCGCGGCCAGCGACTCCGTGATGACCTGCCGCAACTCCCCGGCGTCCCAGCCGGTCTCCAGGTACTCGAAGTTGAAGGCCTGGTCGAGTTCGCCGGGGCGGGCGTACAGGGCGCGGCGGCCGCCCGGTACCCAGGCCTCGGCGACGGCGGTGCGCGGCGGGCTGTACGCGTCGAGGACCGTGCGCCAGTCGCGGTAGATCTCGTGCACCTCGTCGCGGTCCCAGTACGGGTGGCTGCCCGGAGCGACGCGCAGCAGGGCCTCCTCGCCGGTGGCGCCGATGCCGCCGATGTCCCGCAGCGGTTCGGCGAGGTCCTTGGCCAGGCCGTGGGCGACGTCGACGCGGAAGCCGTCGACGCCCCGCTCGGACCAGAAGCGCAGGGTGGCCCGGAAGTCGGCGCGGACCTCCTCGTTGCCCCAGTCGAGGTCGGGCTGCTCGGGGGCGAAGAGGTGCAGGTACCACTCGCCGTCCGGGGTGCGCCGCCAGGCGCTGCCCCCGAAGACGGACTGCCAGTCGGTGGGCGGGAGCTCGCCGTGCGGGCCGCGGCCGGGACGGAAGACGTAGCGGGCCCGGGCCGGGGAGCCGGGGGCGGACCGCAGGGCCTCCTGGAACCAGGGGTGCAGATGGGAGGTGTGGTTGGGGACGAGGTCGACGACGACCTTCAGGCCGAGCCGGTGGGCCTCGCCGACCAGCGCGTCGAAGTCGTCCAGGGTGCCTAGGCGCGGGTCGACGTCCCGGTGGTCGGCGACGTCGTAGCCGCCGTCGGCCAGTTCGGAGGGGTAGAAGGGGCTCAGCCACAGCGCGTCGACGCCGAGCGTGGCGAGGTGGTTCAGGCGCCGGGCGACACCCCGGAGGTCGCCGAGGCCGTCGCCGTCGGCGTCGGCGAAGCTGCGCGGATAGACCTGGTAGACGACGGCCTGGCGCCACCAGTCGGGGTTCCTGGACGAGAGGTCTGCCATACGGGATCCCTTCGGGAAGGACGACACCAGGGAATCTGTCCTCATTGCCCGGAAAGGGAACATTGGGGTTCGGTCCGCCGGAACGGCACGCGCGGCGAACCGCGCCGGCCGGAAGCGCTAAGGGCGTTCCACCGTCTCCAGGTACAGCTTCACCCAGCGCTCCACGTCCACCTCCAACGCCACGTCCACCAGAGCCTGTTCACGGCGGCCCTCGTGGATCTCGGACTCTCCGGGGCGCGGCCGGCGGTCCACGATCGTCTGGCCGCGGGACGGGCCCGGGGCGAGGGAGACCTCGACCGGGAGCAGGCGCGTGGTGAGGCCCTGTGGGTCGGCCACCGCGCACACCGCGCCCGCGTCGCCGAGGCCGCCCGCCTCCTCCGCCTCCGGCTCCTCGCCCTGGGTGGTGGGCCGGTGCGCGAGCAGGTCGCCGGCCAGTCGGGTGCCGGGCTCGGTGCTCGCGCGCAGCCGGTGCACCTCGCCGGCGGGGACGACGACCCGCATGAAGACGTCCAGGCCGTACATCGTGATCGGTACCCCGGCGGTGAGCAGGACCGCCGCTGCCTCCGGGTCGTGCCAGACGTTGAACTCGGCGACCGGTGTGGCGTTGCCGGTGGCCACCGCACCGCCCATGAACACGATCCGCTCGATGTTGCGGGTCACCTCGGGGTGGGTGCGCAGCAGCAGGGCGATGTTGGTCAGGGGCGCGGTCGGGATCAGGGTGACGGGGCGCGGGGAGGCGAGGATCTCGCGGCGCAGCAGGGTCACGGCGTCCTCGGCGGCCGGCGCCCTGGTGGGTGCGGGCAGGCCGAGGTCGCCCATGCCGTCGCTGCCGTGCACATGGCGGGCGGAGCGGGCCGGTTCGAGCAGCGGGCGTTCGGCGCCGCGGCCCACCGGGATGTCGGGCGCGCCCGCCCGCTCCAGCACGGTCAGGGTGTTGCGGACCACCCCGTCGACGTCCGTGTTCCCGGCCACGCAGGTCACCGCCCGGAGGTCCAGGCCCGGGTGGCGTACGGCGAACAGCAGGGCCAGGGCGTCGTCGACGCCGGTGTCGCAGTCGATGATCACGGGGATGGGCTGACCGGTCACGGCGGACTCCTTCCGTCGTGCCGACCTTAAGGCAGGCCGGCGCGCCGTGACCGGTACCGCTCGGCCACCGGACGGCCGTCACTCCCACAGGGCGGTGCCGCGGGCGGCGACCCGGCCGGCGATCCGGCCGAGCAGGTCCGCCACGGGCAGCGCGCCGACGCGGCGGCCGTCCCGCAGACGCAGGGCGGCCAGGCCGCTCCCGGCCTCCCGGGAGCCGATCACCGCCTGGTACGGCACCAGGCGGGCCGCGCGGACGCGGGCGGCCAGGGTGCCGTGTCCGGGGCCGGCGAGTTCGGCGCGCAGGCCCCGCGCGACGGCCTGCCGGACCAGGGCCGCCGCCTGCTCCGCCTGCTCCTCCGCGACCGGCAGCACGACCAGCTGGACGGGCGCCAGCCAGGCCGGGAAGGCGCCGCCGTGCGCCTCGATCAGATGGGCCACCGCCCGCTCGACGCTGCCGATGACGCTGCGGTGGACCATCACCGGGCGGTGCCTGGCGCCGTCGGCGCCGGTGTAGCGCAGGTCGAAGCGGGCCGGCTGGTGGAAGTCGATCTGCACGGTGGACAGGGTGGACTCGCGGCCCGCCGGGTCCGCGATCTGCACGTCGATCTTGGGGCCGTAGAAGGCGGCCTCGCCCTCCGCCTCCTCGTACGCCACCCCGGCCTCGGCGAGGACCTCCCTCAGCAGCGCGGTCGCCCGGCTCCACAGCCCGGGGTCGGCGACGTACTTGCCGTCCCGGCCGGGCAGCGAGAGGCGGTGGCGCACGGCCTCGATGCCCAGGTCGGCGTAGGCGCGGGCGATCAGCTCCAGGGCGGCGCGGGCCTCGTCGACGACCTGGTCGGGGGTGCAGAAGACGTGCGCGTCGTTGAGCTGGATCGCGCGGACCCGGGTGAGGCCGCCCAGGACGCCGGACAGCTCGGCGCGGTACATGGTGCCCAGCTCGGCGATGCGCAGCGGCAGTTCGTGGTGGCTGTGCGGGCGGGAGCGGTAGATCAGGGCGTGGTGGGGGCAGAGGCTCGGGCGCAGGACGGCCTCCTCCGCGCCGAGCCTCATCGGCGGGAACATGTCGTCGCTGTAGTGCTCCCAGTGCCCCGAGAGTTCGTACAGCTCCCGTTTGCCGAGCGCGGGCGAGTACACGTGGCGGTAGCCGGCGGCGCGTTCCTCCTCCCGGACGTACTCCTCCAGGGTGTGCCGGACGACCGCCCCGTCGGGCAGCCAGTAGGGCAGGCCGGCGCCCATCAGCGGGTCGGTGCCGAAGAGGCCGAGTTCGCGTCCGAGGCGGCGGTGGTCGGGCAGCGGGTCGTTCATGGCGGGGCTCCTCGTCGGACGGGGGCGAGGGACCGGGCGGCGGACACGCCGAAGCCCCGGGGCGCTCGCCCCGGGGCTTCGATGCTGGTCAGGTGTCAGCGCGCCGGGACG of the Streptomyces sp. 1222.5 genome contains:
- a CDS encoding DUF4142 domain-containing protein, translated to MALTLAALAYPSMLGLSTTATAQDRIIANTQWGPLTEQDRDFVVKVRAAGLWEYPLGQIGLQKGASKGVKTASEHLVDGHAALDASCRKIAPMLNITLPNVASPQQEGFVTQLKGETGKQFDTDFANILRMTHGSIFNAIAKIRSTTKNSLVRALADQANDTVLDHMTVMEKTGLVDFDQTLFNQTTPPKLPSSDLTPPAPPAGQPEIVLTPPPTATSTPLDLSGAIGGGANPGTTPAPNPSPTVG
- a CDS encoding alpha-amylase family glycosyl hydrolase, which encodes MADLSSRNPDWWRQAVVYQVYPRSFADADGDGLGDLRGVARRLNHLATLGVDALWLSPFYPSELADGGYDVADHRDVDPRLGTLDDFDALVGEAHRLGLKVVVDLVPNHTSHLHPWFQEALRSAPGSPARARYVFRPGRGPHGELPPTDWQSVFGGSAWRRTPDGEWYLHLFAPEQPDLDWGNEEVRADFRATLRFWSERGVDGFRVDVAHGLAKDLAEPLRDIGGIGATGEEALLRVAPGSHPYWDRDEVHEIYRDWRTVLDAYSPPRTAVAEAWVPGGRRALYARPGELDQAFNFEYLETGWDAGELRQVITESLAAARAVGASATWVLSNHDVVRHASRLMLPPGTDPGAWLLSGGNAPAIDTESGLRRARAATLLMLALPGSSYLYQGEELGLPEVADLPTEVLRDPIWEQTGHVRKGRDGCRVPLPWTTDGPSYGFGTGGAWLPQPPSFASYAVDAQDGTEGSTLELYRTALRMRRKLLEGETLTWTADAPDGVLDFTRTEAWRCVTNTTPAPVPLPAGEVLLSSTQLPGGGILPPDATVWLA
- a CDS encoding nucleoside hydrolase; the protein is MTGQPIPVIIDCDTGVDDALALLFAVRHPGLDLRAVTCVAGNTDVDGVVRNTLTVLERAGAPDIPVGRGAERPLLEPARSARHVHGSDGMGDLGLPAPTRAPAAEDAVTLLRREILASPRPVTLIPTAPLTNIALLLRTHPEVTRNIERIVFMGGAVATGNATPVAEFNVWHDPEAAAVLLTAGVPITMYGLDVFMRVVVPAGEVHRLRASTEPGTRLAGDLLAHRPTTQGEEPEAEEAGGLGDAGAVCAVADPQGLTTRLLPVEVSLAPGPSRGQTIVDRRPRPGESEIHEGRREQALVDVALEVDVERWVKLYLETVERP
- the thrS gene encoding threonine--tRNA ligase → MNDPLPDHRRLGRELGLFGTDPLMGAGLPYWLPDGAVVRHTLEEYVREEERAAGYRHVYSPALGKRELYELSGHWEHYSDDMFPPMRLGAEEAVLRPSLCPHHALIYRSRPHSHHELPLRIAELGTMYRAELSGVLGGLTRVRAIQLNDAHVFCTPDQVVDEARAALELIARAYADLGIEAVRHRLSLPGRDGKYVADPGLWSRATALLREVLAEAGVAYEEAEGEAAFYGPKIDVQIADPAGRESTLSTVQIDFHQPARFDLRYTGADGARHRPVMVHRSVIGSVERAVAHLIEAHGGAFPAWLAPVQLVVLPVAEEQAEQAAALVRQAVARGLRAELAGPGHGTLAARVRAARLVPYQAVIGSREAGSGLAALRLRDGRRVGALPVADLLGRIAGRVAARGTALWE